In Phaeobacter gallaeciensis DSM 26640, a genomic segment contains:
- a CDS encoding haloacid dehalogenase type II: MAITTCIFDAYGTLFDVTAAARQAAHEPEFPHLIDHWAELANHWRLKQLQYTWLRAITNAHTDFWQVTQDGLDWAMEATGLSGDPQLRKRLLDLYWQLQAYEEVPEMLRALKAAGLQTAILSNGSPKMLEGAVNSAGVSGLLDDVLSVEAVGVFKPAAQVYDLVGKRFSCQRNEVLFVSSNGWDAAGASGYGFTTAWVNRGGEPMDRLPWTPHHVLSDLSSIPTLLGT, from the coding sequence ATGGCGATCACAACCTGTATCTTCGATGCGTATGGCACATTGTTCGACGTGACGGCGGCCGCACGACAAGCCGCCCATGAACCGGAGTTCCCACATCTGATTGATCATTGGGCCGAGCTGGCCAACCATTGGCGGCTGAAACAGCTACAATACACCTGGCTGCGCGCCATCACCAACGCCCACACGGATTTCTGGCAGGTCACCCAAGACGGATTGGACTGGGCGATGGAAGCCACCGGACTTAGCGGGGATCCGCAGCTGAGAAAACGGTTGCTTGATCTCTATTGGCAACTTCAAGCCTATGAGGAGGTGCCGGAGATGCTACGCGCGCTCAAGGCAGCTGGCCTGCAGACAGCCATCCTGTCAAATGGGTCACCCAAGATGCTGGAAGGTGCCGTCAACTCCGCCGGTGTGAGCGGGCTGCTGGATGATGTCTTATCCGTGGAGGCCGTCGGTGTTTTCAAACCCGCCGCACAGGTTTACGATCTCGTCGGGAAACGGTTCAGCTGTCAGCGCAACGAAGTTCTGTTTGTGTCCTCCAACGGCTGGGACGCTGCAGGGGCGTCGGGGTATGGATTTACCACAGCCTGGGTCAATCGTGGCGGCGAGCCAATGGATCGTCTGCCCTGGACGCCGCATCATGTGTTGAGCGATCTGAGCAGTATTCCGACATTACTTGGGACATAA
- a CDS encoding alpha/beta fold hydrolase: MSLTSGPLSVFTTSDGLQLAYDDPNQSASGARPPLLCLAGLTRDGQDFRYLRPHIHGHRMITLDARGRGRSQYAEDIHSYSVPREAQDVIELLDHLDIDRVTLLGTSRGGLVAMALAALHKHRLAGVILNDVGPEIPADGIARIMAYVGHRPAVKTHEQAASVLATHMAPAFPDVPMARWREEVEVFYTQTQDGLALRYDARLRDALLAQAATGPTPDLWPLFHSLSGVPSGLIRGANSDILSADTYQKMQLRLPELLAVEIPDRGHVPFLDEPRSLALIHRILEIAQ; the protein is encoded by the coding sequence GTGTCGCTTACATCAGGACCGCTTTCAGTCTTCACCACCTCGGACGGGTTGCAGCTCGCCTATGACGATCCCAACCAGTCAGCCAGCGGAGCGCGCCCACCGTTGCTATGTCTGGCAGGTCTAACACGCGACGGGCAGGATTTTCGATACCTTCGGCCGCACATTCATGGTCATCGTATGATCACGCTGGACGCACGCGGTCGCGGCAGATCGCAATACGCCGAAGACATTCACAGCTATTCAGTCCCGCGTGAGGCGCAGGATGTAATCGAGCTGCTGGATCATCTTGATATTGATCGCGTCACACTTCTTGGCACATCACGCGGCGGGCTGGTCGCCATGGCGCTGGCCGCTTTGCACAAACACAGATTGGCTGGTGTGATCCTGAACGACGTCGGGCCAGAGATTCCGGCGGATGGGATCGCGCGGATTATGGCCTATGTCGGGCATCGCCCTGCGGTCAAAACTCACGAACAGGCCGCTTCGGTGCTGGCGACACATATGGCCCCAGCATTTCCCGATGTGCCAATGGCGCGCTGGCGCGAGGAGGTGGAGGTTTTCTACACCCAGACGCAGGACGGCTTGGCTCTGCGCTACGACGCACGATTGCGCGACGCCCTGCTAGCACAGGCTGCCACCGGACCAACGCCAGACTTGTGGCCGCTGTTCCACTCTCTCAGCGGGGTACCGTCAGGCCTCATCCGTGGGGCCAACTCGGATATACTCAGCGCCGACACCTACCAGAAAATGCAGCTCCGCCTGCCGGAGTTGCTTGCCGTAGAGATTCCGGACCGCGGTCATGTCCCGTTCCTTGATGAGCCCAGGTCGCTGGCGCTTATCCATCGTATTCTGGAGATTGCCCAATGA
- a CDS encoding lyase family protein: MAASLFDSQLYASLFPAGDISRLFSDSAEIRAMLLVEGALAKAQGKLGLIPEESAAAIGRAVMEVALDPGALGKSAGQNGVPVPGLVSALRDEMNAPEHAQYVHWGATSQDIMDSALMLRLRQALAAVEADLLTLLTQLSDMADTHANLPMAARTYGQLATPTSFGAVVATWGQPLAALLEELPVLRQTCLLVSLSGAAGTYSALGSKASELRAELAAGLSLADPHRSWHTDRSPVLRIADWLTRACTVLRKLGTDCLALRQSGIDELTVGTAGASSTMPQKQNPVAASALIALAAQATAQLSALHHAAAHQNQRDGASWFGEWLSLPQIVFCAASAARTAVSMTIELAPDAKQMLRNLHAANGTIYAEALSFALAEQMRRGEAQAAVKDLCVKAAQDGVPLQEVVAVQFPELDQTTLFDATRQLGCAPDEAQRFVKTTAALKGRKEST; this comes from the coding sequence ATGGCCGCTTCTCTCTTCGACAGCCAACTCTATGCGTCATTGTTTCCTGCGGGAGATATTTCCCGGCTGTTTTCAGACAGCGCCGAAATTCGCGCGATGCTGCTGGTCGAGGGGGCGCTGGCCAAGGCGCAGGGCAAACTCGGCCTGATCCCGGAGGAAAGCGCGGCAGCGATTGGCCGCGCGGTGATGGAGGTCGCTCTGGACCCCGGCGCATTGGGCAAATCGGCCGGACAGAATGGCGTTCCGGTTCCAGGTTTGGTGAGTGCATTGAGGGACGAGATGAACGCGCCGGAGCACGCCCAATATGTACATTGGGGGGCAACCTCGCAGGATATTATGGACAGCGCCCTGATGCTGCGATTGCGGCAGGCACTTGCGGCCGTTGAGGCTGATCTGCTCACCCTGCTTACGCAACTGTCCGATATGGCCGACACCCATGCCAACCTTCCGATGGCTGCACGCACCTATGGTCAGTTGGCCACCCCGACCAGCTTCGGAGCCGTTGTGGCCACGTGGGGACAGCCTCTGGCGGCACTGCTCGAAGAGCTGCCAGTGCTCCGTCAAACCTGTCTTCTGGTGTCACTTTCCGGTGCTGCTGGAACGTACAGCGCATTGGGGTCCAAGGCCAGTGAGCTGCGCGCGGAGCTGGCTGCGGGATTATCGCTGGCGGACCCACATCGCAGCTGGCACACGGATCGCAGCCCGGTTTTGCGGATCGCAGACTGGCTCACCCGCGCCTGCACCGTATTGAGGAAATTGGGGACTGATTGCCTTGCCCTACGCCAAAGCGGTATCGACGAGCTAACAGTCGGCACAGCGGGCGCCTCCTCAACCATGCCGCAGAAACAGAACCCGGTTGCCGCCTCGGCGCTGATCGCACTGGCCGCGCAGGCAACCGCACAGCTTTCGGCGCTGCATCATGCCGCCGCGCATCAAAACCAACGCGACGGCGCCAGCTGGTTTGGCGAATGGCTGAGCCTTCCGCAGATCGTTTTCTGCGCCGCAAGTGCCGCCCGGACCGCTGTCTCCATGACCATAGAACTGGCGCCAGACGCCAAGCAAATGTTGCGCAACCTCCACGCTGCCAATGGGACAATCTATGCAGAAGCGCTAAGCTTTGCCTTGGCGGAGCAGATGCGGAGGGGTGAGGCACAGGCCGCAGTCAAGGATCTCTGCGTGAAGGCAGCGCAGGACGGAGTACCCCTGCAAGAGGTTGTTGCCGTGCAATTTCCAGAGCTGGATCAGACCACACTCTTTGACGCAACACGGCAACTCGGATGTGCCCCAGACGAGGCACAGCGATTTGTGAAAACCACAGCCGCTCTGAAAGGCCGCAAGGAATCGACCTGA
- the pcaD gene encoding 3-oxoadipate enol-lactonase has translation MPFADLGDIQLHYQLDGTADGPPLVFANSLGTDLRVWDQVVERLPRELRIIRYDLRGHGGTPATPAPYSMGTLVRDAERLFDHLQIKGCIFVGLSIGGMIAQGLAIKRLDLMRGLVLSNTAAKIGTAATWQQRIDAIKRDGIDAIADNIMERWFAPAFRKSPEMAPWRDHLLQQSSEGYIGCCAAIAGTDFYTPTSGLRLPTLGIAGSDDGATPADLVRETVDLIPGSKFELIRRAGHIPCVEQPEAFADRLITFLREQGHI, from the coding sequence ATGCCATTTGCTGATCTGGGCGATATCCAGCTACATTACCAACTGGATGGAACTGCCGACGGACCTCCTTTGGTCTTTGCCAATTCCCTTGGCACTGACCTGCGTGTCTGGGATCAGGTGGTAGAACGACTGCCGAGAGAACTGCGCATTATCCGCTACGATCTGCGTGGCCACGGCGGAACACCCGCAACGCCCGCCCCCTACTCCATGGGCACATTGGTCCGCGATGCCGAGCGGTTGTTCGACCATTTGCAGATAAAGGGCTGTATCTTTGTCGGGCTGTCTATCGGCGGCATGATTGCGCAGGGGCTGGCGATCAAGCGGCTGGATCTGATGCGTGGGCTGGTACTCTCCAACACCGCCGCCAAGATCGGGACCGCCGCCACTTGGCAACAGCGCATTGACGCAATCAAACGTGACGGGATTGATGCCATTGCGGACAACATCATGGAGCGATGGTTTGCACCGGCATTTCGAAAATCGCCCGAGATGGCGCCTTGGCGCGACCATCTGCTCCAGCAATCGAGCGAGGGCTACATCGGGTGCTGCGCGGCGATCGCCGGGACAGATTTTTACACACCCACCAGCGGCTTACGATTGCCGACCTTAGGAATTGCGGGTTCTGATGACGGCGCGACACCCGCGGACTTGGTACGTGAAACGGTCGACCTCATCCCCGGTTCCAAGTTCGAATTGATCCGCCGCGCCGGTCATATACCTTGTGTCGAGCAGCCCGAGGCTTTTGCGGATCGTCTGATCACCTTCCTGAGGGAGCAAGGGCATATCTGA
- a CDS encoding NAD(P)H-dependent flavin oxidoreductase has product MAKFSTSEAFMDRLGISLPILQSPMAGVSTPDMAAAVSNAGGLGALGIGAASVGGAEAMIRQTAALTDKPFNINVFCHHPAVSDRQRESVWLRHLAPVFEVFQTTPPKELREIYTSFNVDTDMQAMLLTRRPAVVSFHFGLPPHQVIAALKSSGILLMATATSLVEAKMLEEAGIDVVVAQGWEAGGHRGVFDPRGRDERLGTLELVRGLVTELNLPVVAAGGLMTGADIAGALAAGAVAAQLGTVFIACPESSADAGYRDALLADDPKTEMTAAISGRPARCLSNRFTDWASRVDPEMIPDYPIAYDAGKALNAAAKQAGEAGYGAQWAGQGAAAARPMPTADLMQQLTAELSAAQ; this is encoded by the coding sequence ATGGCCAAATTTTCTACTTCAGAAGCCTTTATGGATCGCCTTGGAATATCCTTGCCGATCCTGCAATCACCGATGGCGGGCGTCAGTACACCAGACATGGCCGCTGCCGTCAGCAATGCAGGCGGGTTAGGTGCTTTGGGCATTGGTGCGGCATCTGTGGGCGGAGCCGAGGCGATGATACGCCAGACGGCTGCGCTGACGGATAAGCCATTTAATATCAATGTTTTTTGCCATCACCCTGCGGTGTCTGACCGTCAACGAGAATCGGTGTGGCTCCGGCATCTCGCACCTGTGTTTGAAGTCTTCCAGACCACGCCGCCGAAGGAGCTGCGCGAAATCTACACCAGTTTTAATGTTGATACAGATATGCAGGCGATGCTGCTGACGCGTCGGCCTGCTGTTGTCAGCTTTCATTTTGGCCTGCCGCCGCATCAGGTAATAGCGGCATTGAAATCATCAGGTATCCTCTTGATGGCCACTGCAACATCTCTGGTGGAGGCCAAGATGCTGGAGGAGGCAGGCATCGATGTTGTTGTTGCACAGGGCTGGGAGGCCGGGGGGCATCGGGGTGTCTTTGACCCCAGGGGCAGGGATGAGCGGCTTGGCACGTTGGAGCTGGTTCGCGGTTTGGTTACAGAGTTAAACCTGCCGGTGGTTGCTGCTGGTGGGCTGATGACCGGCGCTGATATTGCGGGGGCGCTTGCCGCAGGAGCGGTGGCGGCGCAGCTGGGTACGGTATTTATCGCCTGCCCGGAAAGCAGCGCCGATGCGGGCTATAGGGACGCTTTGTTGGCGGATGATCCGAAAACCGAGATGACCGCGGCGATTTCAGGCAGACCTGCGCGCTGCCTGAGCAACCGATTTACCGACTGGGCGAGCAGGGTCGACCCCGAAATGATCCCGGATTACCCGATTGCATACGATGCGGGGAAGGCGCTGAACGCTGCCGCCAAACAGGCAGGGGAAGCCGGATATGGTGCGCAATGGGCGGGGCAGGGCGCGGCAGCCGCGCGCCCGATGCCGACGGCAGATCTCATGCAGCAGCTTACGGCAGAATTGTCAGCAGCACAGTAG
- a CDS encoding threonine ammonia-lyase, whose amino-acid sequence MTSFAAITAAADRLSGHARETPLLSSPFLDDIAGRRVLVKAECLQHTGSFKFRGGWAALSAMTDEQRHCGVLTYSSGNHAQGVAAAAAAHSTPAVILMPQDAPAIKIANTRALGAEVVLFDRAKDNRDAIGAELAEARGLTLIKPYDDVEVIAGQGTVGLEIARQAAELDVAEADVLVCCGGGGLTAGVALALEQTAPKMKVSPCEPERFDDVIRSLAAGKICRNEASAGSLCDAILTPAPGEITFPILSRLCGLGVVVSEEEAMRAMALAFLRLKIVLEPGGAVSLAAALFHGDQLSGPATIAIATGGNVDAALFAEALHRFG is encoded by the coding sequence ATGACCTCTTTTGCCGCGATTACCGCAGCCGCCGACCGCCTGAGCGGTCACGCACGCGAGACGCCGCTGTTATCTTCACCGTTTCTGGACGACATCGCCGGACGGCGCGTTTTGGTGAAGGCCGAATGCCTGCAACACACTGGTTCGTTCAAATTTCGCGGAGGCTGGGCTGCCCTCTCTGCGATGACCGATGAGCAACGGCACTGCGGCGTCCTGACCTATTCCAGCGGCAACCATGCACAGGGGGTGGCCGCTGCAGCCGCTGCACATTCAACTCCCGCTGTGATCCTGATGCCGCAGGACGCGCCGGCCATCAAAATTGCCAATACGCGCGCGCTCGGCGCGGAGGTGGTGTTGTTCGACCGGGCCAAAGACAACCGTGATGCCATCGGAGCAGAACTTGCAGAGGCGCGCGGTCTTACCCTGATCAAACCCTACGACGACGTGGAGGTCATCGCCGGACAAGGCACTGTTGGCTTGGAGATTGCCCGCCAAGCTGCTGAGTTGGACGTAGCCGAAGCAGATGTCTTGGTGTGCTGCGGCGGTGGCGGTTTGACCGCGGGCGTTGCACTTGCTCTGGAACAAACAGCACCAAAGATGAAAGTAAGTCCCTGCGAACCTGAGCGTTTTGACGATGTCATCCGTTCACTGGCTGCGGGTAAAATCTGCCGGAATGAGGCCTCCGCGGGTTCACTCTGTGATGCCATACTAACGCCGGCACCGGGCGAAATCACCTTCCCCATCCTGTCGCGGCTCTGCGGTTTGGGCGTCGTCGTCAGCGAAGAGGAGGCGATGCGCGCCATGGCGCTGGCCTTTTTACGACTGAAGATCGTGTTGGAACCCGGTGGTGCGGTGTCTCTCGCAGCAGCCTTGTTCCATGGTGACCAATTAAGCGGCCCTGCCACAATCGCTATCGCAACAGGCGGCAACGTCGACGCAGCCCTTTTTGCTGAGGCGTTGCATCGGTTCGGCTAA
- a CDS encoding FKBP-type peptidyl-prolyl cis-trans isomerase has product MTEVKSGDTVRIHYTGKLTDGSVFDSSEGREPLEFTVGSGQVIEGMDAGLAGMTAGEKKTLNIPADQAYGPSHDEARQTIPREGIPDDIPLEVGTQLQMQAPTGEVLPVTVVEVTEATVTLDANHPLAGKDLIFDIELVSIN; this is encoded by the coding sequence ATGACCGAGGTAAAAAGCGGCGATACCGTACGCATCCACTACACAGGCAAGCTGACAGACGGCAGCGTCTTTGACAGCTCTGAAGGGCGCGAGCCGCTTGAGTTCACCGTTGGCTCCGGTCAGGTCATCGAAGGTATGGACGCAGGTCTGGCTGGTATGACCGCAGGCGAGAAAAAGACGCTCAACATTCCTGCTGATCAGGCCTATGGCCCCAGCCATGATGAGGCGCGTCAGACCATCCCGCGCGAAGGCATTCCCGATGATATCCCACTTGAGGTGGGCACCCAGCTGCAGATGCAGGCTCCAACCGGGGAAGTTCTGCCGGTAACTGTGGTGGAAGTGACCGAGGCGACCGTGACCCTTGACGCCAACCACCCGCTGGCGGGCAAGGATCTGATTTTTGATATCGAATTGGTATCGATCAACTAA
- a CDS encoding enoyl-ACP reductase FabI translates to MSGVLTGKRGLIMGVANDRSIAWGIAKAMAEAGADLAFTYQGEAFGKRLEPLAQSVGSDFMVDVDVTDDASLDRAFEQLSARWDSLDFVVHAIAYSDKAELTGRFLDTSRENFKNSMDISAYSFVEVARRAYPLMKDAGGTLLTLTYQGSNRVVPNYNVMGVAKAALESATRYLANDLGPEGIRVNAISPGPMKTLAGAAIGGARKTFKHTAQNAPMRDNATLEAVGGTAVYLASDAGACTTGEVIRVDGGFHVLGMPQQDNL, encoded by the coding sequence ATGTCAGGAGTATTGACGGGCAAGCGTGGCCTAATCATGGGGGTCGCCAACGATCGTTCGATCGCTTGGGGTATCGCCAAGGCCATGGCTGAGGCCGGAGCAGACCTGGCCTTTACCTATCAGGGTGAGGCATTCGGCAAGCGTCTTGAGCCTCTGGCTCAGAGCGTTGGCAGCGATTTCATGGTCGATGTCGATGTGACTGACGACGCCTCACTCGACAGGGCCTTCGAACAGCTGTCTGCACGCTGGGATAGCCTTGATTTTGTCGTTCATGCCATCGCCTATTCGGACAAAGCAGAGCTGACCGGGCGGTTCCTTGATACCAGCCGCGAGAACTTCAAGAACTCGATGGATATCTCGGCCTACTCCTTCGTTGAGGTCGCGCGCCGCGCCTATCCGCTGATGAAGGATGCGGGCGGTACTCTACTGACGTTGACTTATCAGGGGTCAAACCGTGTCGTCCCCAACTACAACGTCATGGGCGTCGCCAAGGCAGCGTTGGAAAGCGCCACGCGCTATCTGGCCAATGACCTCGGCCCTGAGGGCATTCGCGTTAACGCGATTTCTCCCGGCCCGATGAAAACCTTGGCCGGCGCCGCCATCGGCGGTGCGCGCAAAACCTTCAAGCATACCGCTCAGAATGCACCAATGCGGGACAATGCAACGCTGGAAGCCGTTGGTGGGACAGCTGTCTACCTCGCTTCTGACGCCGGAGCCTGCACCACCGGTGAAGTCATTCGCGTCGACGGGGGATTTCACGTTCTTGGAATGCCGCAGCAGGACAATCTCTGA
- a CDS encoding endonuclease/exonuclease/phosphatase family protein, translating to MTEFTIASFNVKNLIGPDQEYYKFQSYTPEEYAWKADWMADQLLTLDADIVGFQEIFEEAPLREIIAETDRRGQEANAASLPDRSKRYHRKAIFRKLAYTPYTEAELAFAPNINDSEIPGKRRPGLAILSRYGFAEPVEIIQDLPQPLDIPMACLGGEEDAGYYTLRRLSRPIMKARIPVAGQIVSVFNCHLKSKLGEFITPQGAPYPPETVLTAYDAGGRALGALRAALRRMAEAWVLRRMVLDELEQNRPVIVLGDFNDGENAVSSEIISGETPFRNYSWMLRHDARHSGDRYSAEENRQIRETIDKFRLRSAEKQFLKKSLRDVVYTTAFGGVHESIDQIYMSRHFDPDWAGQIGEMEYFSVFNDHLTDGSHPEAPYNKLASDHGQIMAHMRLKSGG from the coding sequence ATGACCGAATTCACCATTGCATCCTTCAACGTGAAAAACCTGATAGGTCCGGATCAGGAATACTATAAATTTCAAAGCTACACGCCTGAGGAATACGCGTGGAAGGCCGATTGGATGGCCGATCAGCTGCTGACTCTGGATGCCGATATCGTGGGGTTTCAAGAGATTTTCGAGGAAGCGCCGCTGCGTGAGATCATCGCTGAGACCGACCGGCGCGGGCAGGAGGCAAATGCCGCCAGCCTGCCTGACCGGTCCAAACGCTATCACCGGAAGGCGATTTTCCGCAAACTGGCCTATACGCCCTACACTGAGGCTGAGCTGGCCTTTGCGCCGAACATAAACGACAGCGAAATACCAGGGAAACGGCGCCCCGGCCTTGCTATCCTGTCGCGGTATGGCTTCGCTGAACCGGTTGAGATTATTCAGGATCTGCCGCAACCGCTTGATATTCCGATGGCCTGCCTTGGTGGCGAAGAGGACGCGGGCTATTACACGCTGAGACGGCTGTCGCGCCCGATCATGAAGGCCCGGATCCCCGTCGCCGGGCAGATTGTCAGCGTCTTCAACTGTCATCTGAAATCCAAACTGGGTGAGTTCATCACCCCGCAAGGTGCGCCCTATCCACCTGAAACCGTGCTCACAGCCTATGATGCGGGTGGTCGTGCCTTGGGCGCGCTGCGCGCAGCTCTGCGCCGTATGGCTGAGGCCTGGGTGCTGCGGCGGATGGTCTTGGACGAATTGGAACAGAACCGTCCAGTCATCGTATTGGGAGATTTCAATGACGGGGAAAACGCCGTCAGTTCCGAAATCATCAGCGGCGAGACCCCATTTCGAAATTACTCCTGGATGCTGCGCCATGACGCCCGACATTCAGGAGACCGCTACAGTGCGGAGGAGAACCGGCAGATCCGCGAAACCATCGACAAGTTTCGATTGCGGTCAGCAGAAAAGCAATTCCTCAAAAAGTCGCTCCGCGATGTGGTCTACACCACGGCATTTGGCGGCGTTCATGAAAGCATTGATCAGATCTACATGTCCCGCCATTTTGATCCGGACTGGGCAGGCCAAATCGGAGAGATGGAATATTTCAGCGTCTTCAATGACCACCTGACTGATGGCAGCCATCCCGAAGCTCCCTACAACAAACTCGCCTCTGATCACGGGCAGATCATGGCTCATATGCGGCTCAAATCTGGGGGTTAG